From one Tepidamorphus gemmatus genomic stretch:
- a CDS encoding branched-chain amino acid ABC transporter permease: MSAAEAAYLLQQTLNALQVSAFYALVAVAYVLFHGMTGRFNLAFGALAMWAGYLMVGGLGGLIGRSGLPTGVLILAVGGIAVLSTGLTGAVAGRLVARPLLRHPPLAMLVATIGLAIMLEEAMRLAAGSRELWIRPLLVRPLFSIEAPGFLVQVTFMQAAVFGLCVTLAAALVWLIDRRRFGRLWRACAQDLRMAELLGVDAGRVFATTMLLSSAYAGAAGALIGLYYGSASFYMGFMIGTKALFVAILGGLESVRGAFAGALLLGVFESFWSAWFPGDFRDVAVFAVLTFLLVLRPTGLFAGAAGQARPG; encoded by the coding sequence ATGAGTGCGGCGGAGGCGGCCTATCTGCTGCAGCAGACCCTGAACGCGCTTCAGGTCAGCGCATTCTATGCGCTCGTGGCGGTCGCCTACGTGCTGTTCCACGGCATGACCGGCCGCTTCAATCTGGCCTTCGGCGCGTTGGCAATGTGGGCCGGCTATCTGATGGTCGGTGGCCTGGGCGGCCTCATCGGGCGCAGCGGACTGCCGACCGGCGTGCTGATCCTCGCCGTCGGCGGGATCGCGGTCCTGTCGACCGGATTGACCGGAGCGGTCGCCGGGCGCCTCGTCGCACGGCCGCTTCTCCGGCATCCGCCGCTGGCGATGCTGGTTGCCACCATCGGGCTTGCGATCATGCTGGAGGAGGCGATGCGGCTTGCCGCGGGAAGCCGCGAACTCTGGATCAGGCCGCTGCTCGTCCGGCCGCTCTTCAGCATCGAGGCGCCCGGCTTCCTGGTGCAGGTGACGTTCATGCAGGCGGCAGTGTTCGGGCTTTGCGTGACTCTGGCGGCGGCGCTGGTCTGGCTGATCGACCGCAGGCGCTTCGGGCGGCTGTGGCGGGCCTGCGCGCAGGATCTCAGGATGGCGGAACTGCTCGGTGTCGATGCCGGCCGCGTCTTCGCGACGACGATGCTGCTGTCGTCGGCCTATGCGGGTGCGGCGGGTGCGCTGATCGGGCTCTACTACGGCAGCGCAAGCTTCTACATGGGCTTCATGATCGGCACCAAGGCGCTGTTCGTGGCGATCCTCGGCGGGCTCGAATCGGTGCGCGGGGCCTTCGCCGGGGCGCTGCTGCTCGGCGTGTTCGAATCCTTCTGGTCTGCCTGGTTTCCCGGAGATTTCCGCGACGTGGCGGTGTTCGCCGTGCTCACCTTCCTGCTCGTGTTGCGGCCGACCGGCCTGTTCGCCGGCGCGGCGGGACAGGCGCGCCCCGGCTGA
- a CDS encoding FAD-binding oxidoreductase yields MPVTAQSNVRAVGDVRAAIEALQGRFGERLSMAQAVRAQHGNTTTWHPNQPPDAVVFAETTEEVADIVRVCAGHDVPVIAFGTGTSLEGQVNAPFGGICVDMSRMNRVLQVNAEDLDCTVQAGVTRKQLNTELRASGLFFPIDPGADASIGGMTATRASGTNAVRYGTMKDAVLSLTAVMADGTIIRTARRAKKSSAGYDLTRLLVGSEGTLGIATEITLRLHGIPEAIAGGVCPFTTLEGACNAVIATIQSGIPVARIELLDEVQVRASNAYSRLSLAETPTLFVEFHGSEAGVAEQSQRFGEIAAEFGGGPFEWTQNAEERTALWQARHDAYWACRGLRPGLETFATDVCVPISRLAECILETKADIERLGMLAPIVGHVGDGNFHTSVLVDMSDPADIARVEEFMTRLVERAIAMDGTCTGEHGVGQGKMKYLDAELGAAVEVMRAIKRALDPKNIMNPGKIVRI; encoded by the coding sequence ATGCCTGTTACCGCGCAGTCGAACGTCAGAGCCGTCGGCGATGTCCGTGCCGCGATCGAGGCGCTGCAGGGACGCTTCGGCGAGCGACTGTCGATGGCGCAGGCGGTACGCGCGCAGCACGGCAACACCACGACCTGGCATCCCAACCAACCGCCGGATGCCGTGGTCTTTGCCGAGACGACGGAGGAAGTCGCCGATATCGTGCGCGTCTGCGCCGGTCACGACGTCCCGGTGATCGCGTTCGGCACCGGAACCTCGCTGGAGGGGCAGGTCAACGCGCCGTTCGGCGGGATCTGTGTGGACATGAGCCGGATGAACCGGGTCCTGCAGGTGAACGCGGAGGATCTCGACTGCACGGTGCAGGCGGGCGTCACCCGCAAGCAGCTCAACACGGAACTGCGCGCCTCCGGCCTGTTCTTCCCGATCGACCCCGGGGCGGACGCCAGCATCGGCGGCATGACGGCGACCCGCGCCTCCGGCACCAACGCGGTTCGCTACGGCACGATGAAGGATGCGGTGCTGTCGCTGACGGCGGTGATGGCGGACGGCACCATCATCCGCACTGCGCGGCGGGCGAAGAAATCGTCGGCGGGCTATGATCTTACCCGCCTGCTCGTCGGTTCGGAGGGGACGCTCGGCATCGCCACCGAGATCACGCTCAGGCTGCACGGCATTCCCGAGGCGATCGCGGGCGGCGTCTGCCCCTTCACGACGCTGGAGGGGGCCTGCAACGCGGTGATCGCGACCATCCAGTCGGGAATTCCGGTTGCCCGTATCGAACTCCTCGACGAGGTGCAGGTCCGCGCCTCCAATGCCTATTCGCGGCTGTCGCTGGCCGAGACGCCGACGCTGTTCGTCGAGTTCCACGGCTCCGAGGCTGGCGTCGCCGAGCAGTCGCAACGCTTCGGCGAGATCGCCGCCGAATTCGGCGGCGGACCGTTCGAGTGGACTCAGAATGCCGAGGAGCGGACCGCGCTGTGGCAGGCGCGTCACGACGCCTACTGGGCCTGCCGCGGCCTGCGTCCCGGGCTGGAGACCTTCGCGACGGATGTTTGCGTGCCGATTTCCCGCCTGGCCGAATGCATCCTCGAGACCAAGGCCGACATCGAGCGGCTCGGGATGCTGGCGCCGATCGTCGGCCACGTCGGCGACGGCAACTTCCACACCTCGGTGCTCGTCGACATGAGTGATCCGGCCGATATCGCCCGGGTCGAGGAGTTCATGACCCGCCTCGTCGAGCGAGCCATCGCCATGGACGGGACCTGCACCGGTGAGCACGGGGTGGGGCAGGGGAAGATGAAGTATCTCGATGCCGAACTCGGCGCGGCGGTCGAGGTGATGCGGGCGATCAAGCGTGCGCTCGACCCCAAGAACATCATGAACCCGGGGAAAATTGTCCGTATCTGA
- the clcA gene encoding H(+)/Cl(-) exchange transporter ClcA has protein sequence MPDSAERPYPDRRADTAFFALAAGVGIATGTIGTVFHLIVDALLAWPVWLQAQLGRGVAAVVVAALVAAAMALASAVIVGRFAPEASGSGVQEVEGTLDGLRPLRWRRVLPVKFFAGILSLSSGLVLGREGPTIHMGASLGGALADWGRVALRERRGLIAAGAAAGLAAAFNAPIAAVLFVIEETRRQFPYTFRTFGGVIVASVLSAVITERIGGVGPNLAVETSRVPLWALAAFPVLGTVIGGLGVLFNRMILHGLELVDLADRRVRYAVPVAVGLLVGVLLIVLPEATGGNEALIRRLVTETNGPLLLLLLVAIRLVMSVASYVAGVPGGIFAPLLTLAAATGLAVGVFLTALVPDPALPVAFAVAAMGGLFTASVRAPLVGVVLVLELTGAYEVALPLLITCGIAHVTAEWLGGKPIYEQLLDRTLDRAGLRRPTIDARQHTGLA, from the coding sequence GTGCCGGATTCGGCGGAACGACCATACCCGGACCGACGGGCCGATACAGCCTTCTTCGCGCTGGCAGCGGGCGTCGGGATCGCCACCGGCACCATCGGCACGGTCTTCCATCTCATCGTGGACGCGCTGCTGGCCTGGCCGGTCTGGTTGCAGGCGCAACTCGGACGGGGTGTCGCGGCGGTGGTCGTGGCCGCGCTGGTCGCGGCGGCGATGGCGCTGGCCTCCGCCGTCATCGTCGGACGGTTCGCGCCGGAAGCCTCCGGCAGCGGCGTGCAGGAGGTCGAGGGCACGCTCGACGGGCTGAGGCCGCTGCGCTGGCGCCGTGTGCTGCCGGTCAAGTTCTTCGCCGGCATCCTGTCGCTGTCGTCCGGCCTGGTGCTCGGCCGCGAGGGGCCGACCATCCACATGGGCGCGAGCCTCGGCGGCGCGCTGGCCGACTGGGGCCGTGTCGCGCTGCGCGAGCGCCGCGGGCTGATCGCTGCGGGTGCTGCGGCCGGACTTGCCGCTGCCTTCAACGCGCCGATCGCTGCCGTCCTGTTCGTCATCGAGGAGACGCGGCGGCAGTTTCCCTACACGTTCAGGACATTTGGCGGTGTGATTGTCGCCTCCGTGCTGTCGGCGGTGATCACCGAGCGGATTGGCGGTGTCGGGCCGAACCTCGCCGTCGAGACCAGCCGGGTGCCGCTATGGGCACTGGCAGCGTTCCCGGTGCTCGGAACTGTCATCGGCGGGCTCGGCGTGCTCTTCAACCGCATGATCCTGCACGGCCTCGAACTCGTCGATCTGGCCGACCGGCGCGTCCGATACGCGGTGCCAGTCGCGGTGGGGCTGCTGGTCGGCGTACTGCTGATCGTGCTGCCGGAAGCCACCGGTGGCAACGAGGCGCTGATCCGTCGGCTGGTCACGGAGACCAACGGGCCGCTGCTGCTGCTCCTGCTGGTGGCGATCCGGCTGGTGATGTCGGTGGCGAGCTACGTCGCAGGCGTTCCGGGTGGCATCTTCGCGCCGCTGCTGACGCTTGCGGCGGCGACCGGGCTTGCGGTCGGCGTCTTCCTGACCGCGCTCGTGCCGGACCCCGCACTGCCCGTTGCCTTCGCGGTTGCGGCGATGGGTGGGTTGTTCACCGCCTCGGTGCGGGCGCCGCTGGTCGGCGTCGTGCTGGTGCTGGAACTGACCGGCGCCTACGAGGTGGCGCTGCCGCTGCTGATCACCTGCGGCATCGCCCATGTCACGGCGGAATGGCTCGGCGGCAAGCCGATCTACGAACAGCTTCTCGACCGGACCCTGGACCGTGCCGGGCTCCGGCGGCCGACGATCGACGCGCGGCAGCACACCGGGCTTGCCTGA
- a CDS encoding peptide chain release factor 3 yields the protein MTETLDTATAPAAARRPDRQAAYRSRRTFAIISHPDAGKTTLTEKLLLASGAIRMAGHVRARGEQRRTRSDWMEIEQKRGISVTSSVMTFERDGLTFNLLDTPGHADFSEDTYRTLTAVDSAIMVIDVAKGIESQTLKLFEVCRLRDIPIITFVNKVDREGRDPLELLDEIASTLALDVAPVLWPLGMGVDFKGCIDLAAHRLIGSNGAPGRPISADIDALSRDTELMADPNAARSVEELQLAAAALPRFDIDAYRAGHMTPILFGSALKGIGVAELLRAVAEWAPPPAPQPAKPEPVAPGDPDVTGFVFKVQANMDRNHRDRVAFVRLCSGIFARGMKLRNVRAGRDLAISNPMFFFAQDRETVDEAVAGDVIGIPNHGTLSVGDTLTSGREVRFTGIPNFAPEIIRRVRLSDAIKAKQLSKALGDLAEEGVTQVFRPMIGADWIVGVVGPLQLDVLGTRIEAEYGVPVGFEPIGYDTARWVASADPAELKRFIALNRANMGEDRYGDPVFFAASAWALQRAEKNAPAIRFLATREMG from the coding sequence ATGACCGAGACGCTCGACACCGCAACCGCGCCGGCCGCCGCCCGCAGACCGGACCGGCAGGCTGCCTACCGCAGCCGCCGCACCTTCGCGATCATCTCGCATCCGGACGCCGGCAAGACGACCCTGACCGAGAAGCTGCTGTTGGCCTCCGGCGCCATCCGCATGGCCGGCCATGTGCGCGCCCGCGGCGAGCAGCGCCGCACCCGCTCGGACTGGATGGAAATCGAGCAGAAGCGCGGCATCTCCGTCACTTCGTCGGTGATGACCTTCGAGCGCGACGGGTTGACCTTCAACCTGCTCGACACGCCCGGTCACGCGGACTTCTCGGAGGACACCTATCGCACGCTCACCGCGGTCGATTCCGCGATCATGGTTATCGACGTCGCCAAGGGCATCGAGAGCCAGACGCTGAAGCTGTTCGAGGTCTGTCGGCTGCGCGACATTCCGATCATCACCTTCGTCAACAAGGTGGACCGGGAGGGCCGCGACCCGCTCGAATTGCTCGACGAGATCGCCTCGACTCTGGCCCTCGACGTTGCACCCGTCCTGTGGCCGCTCGGCATGGGCGTCGACTTCAAGGGCTGTATCGACCTTGCTGCCCACCGCCTGATCGGCAGCAACGGCGCGCCGGGCCGCCCGATTTCCGCCGATATCGATGCCCTGTCGCGCGACACCGAGCTGATGGCCGACCCGAATGCCGCCCGCTCTGTCGAGGAGCTGCAGCTGGCTGCTGCCGCGCTGCCGCGATTCGATATCGACGCCTATCGGGCAGGTCACATGACGCCGATCCTGTTCGGCTCGGCATTGAAGGGCATCGGCGTCGCCGAACTGCTGCGCGCCGTCGCCGAGTGGGCGCCGCCGCCGGCACCGCAGCCCGCAAAGCCGGAGCCGGTCGCGCCCGGCGATCCCGACGTCACCGGTTTCGTGTTCAAGGTCCAGGCCAATATGGACCGGAACCACCGCGACCGCGTCGCCTTCGTGCGGCTGTGCTCGGGCATCTTCGCGCGCGGCATGAAGCTGAGAAATGTGCGCGCCGGGCGCGATCTCGCCATTTCGAATCCGATGTTCTTCTTCGCCCAGGACCGCGAGACCGTCGACGAGGCGGTGGCCGGCGACGTCATCGGCATCCCCAACCATGGCACGCTGAGCGTCGGCGACACGCTGACCTCGGGCCGCGAGGTGCGCTTCACCGGCATTCCCAACTTTGCCCCGGAGATCATCCGCCGCGTCCGCCTGTCCGACGCCATCAAGGCCAAGCAGCTTTCCAAGGCACTCGGCGATCTCGCCGAGGAGGGCGTAACCCAGGTGTTCCGCCCGATGATCGGCGCAGACTGGATCGTCGGTGTTGTCGGCCCGCTGCAACTCGATGTGCTCGGCACCCGCATCGAGGCCGAATACGGGGTGCCGGTGGGCTTCGAGCCGATCGGGTACGACACCGCCCGTTGGGTGGCAAGCGCGGATCCGGCGGAACTGAAGAGGTTCATCGCGCTCAACCGCGCCAACATGGGCGAGGACCGCTACGGCGATCCGGTGTTCTTCGCCGCCAGCGCCTGGGCGCTGCAACGCGCCGAGAAGAACGCCCCCGCCATCCGCTTCCTCGCCACCCGCGAGATGGGCTGA
- a CDS encoding thioesterase family protein, with the protein MTLPGTDPIPAPVVTRRMAIEPGWIDYNGHLNMAYYHVLFDRGLDEAFLLFGLGPDYAATQNASFFTLEAHVCYLRELRLEDPVQLRFRLLDHDAKRAHIFMEMVQADMGWLAATLEMMSIHVDLATKRSSPWPAAVAERMAAMRAAHAMLPHPEQAGSTIGIRRG; encoded by the coding sequence ATGACTCTCCCCGGCACCGACCCGATCCCGGCCCCGGTCGTGACGCGGCGCATGGCGATTGAGCCCGGCTGGATCGACTACAACGGCCATCTCAACATGGCCTACTATCATGTCCTGTTCGATCGTGGCCTCGACGAGGCCTTCCTGCTGTTCGGCCTCGGCCCGGACTATGCCGCGACGCAGAACGCCTCGTTCTTCACCCTCGAGGCGCATGTCTGCTACCTGCGCGAGCTCAGGCTCGAGGATCCGGTGCAGCTGCGGTTCCGGCTGCTCGATCATGACGCCAAGCGGGCCCACATCTTCATGGAGATGGTACAGGCCGACATGGGGTGGTTGGCTGCGACTCTGGAGATGATGTCGATACATGTCGACCTGGCGACCAAACGCTCCAGCCCATGGCCGGCTGCGGTGGCCGAGCGGATGGCGGCGATGCGGGCGGCGCATGCGATGCTGCCGCACCCTGAACAGGCGGGCAGCACGATCGGCATCCGCAGGGGTTGA
- a CDS encoding AsmA family protein, whose protein sequence is MPLAARARAVNSILLSIGIAIALALVAAFAAPFFIDWSSYRGYFEARASEIIGRKVVFAGELDVRLVPFPRLAATDVRIGDAGGGEGAESVEIHAALTPLLSGELLITGMTVRRPFAVVGLDASGRLVWSNDTGPSVPFAPERVRIDRFEIVDGALDVDDDQAGRTIHLTGINLGGSATSLIGPFRAEGGLFADGRRLTLRLATGRLQEERGGIRMKLSLLPADAPLGLELDGTLVRDPEAVPTFTGMAVLERLETDDGALPWRIDGQVSASPEHVVVDKGSLRIGPEVGSVTFAGAVNIDLGARPRFDAVLSARQLDLDRLLGSGAEQPVDLVEVVRRIGAALEPELLPIPGHAAIDIESVVLSGGLVEALSVDLAADGGGLAIERAVAAAPGGTDVSMAGRVIFDSGSPRFDGAIRVNAAQAPMFGDWLLGPNLRLPAVHLSGARLTASARVMLGDGRIVAESIDIATADTRLQGAVGFWPRTETTRGRLSAQLTADRLALAVSSGTGGPDRSRLLGAAAATVEGIDVDIELAADALALGDVEASGVVAELAIADGDLTIHRLTVGDIGGARVEGSGAVRSFAKTPDGSLTLAASAEALDGVARLLSALGYRASGDWLSARGAELVPARLEANVHAVRTADGSRIRLDLTGVTGGTDIRAEASFEGAVEAFHAAAVSLDAQARNPDGARLAAQVGLEPTPGQQPGRIAIRAEGRPEASISFDLEAAGIGIDGTFVGSGRWPQRGGREITGKIAGQVSDPGRLLRMIGLDLSAPPAQPLQITAGLSATDDIWSVSGLELAADGVTAAGRISLDAGAGMWVLDGELQTNRLDLPWLLGLAVGEAGREIGRPGIEAAWPEAPFEATARPGWRGRVSVATPVATLFPGARLTDARLEVGFDAVRFSVDNIVGNLFGGRLQASLDLIELDGTITASGRVELSNARLEEFVWSDGRRPVATGALSFGAAFEGAGRSPLALVSALSGTGSFGVTNGVLRRMNPAAFDLIISAADAGLELTEERVGDVFAGHLDAGSLAFESIEGAFSISSGVLRANNVRIRSEALSSFASATIDLGELAIDSEWTLRLEADGGDSRVREVGVVFAGPLAHPQRLIDVNPLLGYLTVRAFEQEVERLEALQAEILERQRLGRELIRQGQERVRREREAAEEAQRRAEEAARQSEEEARRLQAEEEQRRQAEQRDRRSQSEEPAPEPSAEETQPADELPQAAGTQLDNSEFTRRIEEILRELPPADSPPPGSSASDGLPSTSGPVTTDEQSPTDLPPIGQPIVITPAPVVPLAPVRAGQTRGDSQVVLPTDPRPTVSGDEGQRTFR, encoded by the coding sequence ATGCCGCTGGCGGCGAGGGCGCGGGCGGTGAACTCGATCCTCCTGTCCATTGGTATCGCCATCGCGCTGGCCCTGGTTGCGGCGTTCGCGGCGCCGTTCTTCATCGACTGGTCGTCTTACCGCGGCTACTTCGAGGCGCGTGCGAGCGAGATCATCGGTCGCAAGGTGGTGTTCGCCGGTGAACTTGACGTGCGGCTCGTGCCGTTCCCGCGCCTTGCGGCAACCGATGTGCGCATCGGCGACGCCGGTGGCGGTGAGGGGGCCGAGTCGGTCGAGATCCATGCGGCCCTGACGCCGCTGCTCAGCGGCGAGCTGCTGATCACCGGGATGACGGTTCGTCGCCCCTTCGCGGTGGTCGGCCTCGACGCGAGCGGCAGATTGGTCTGGAGCAACGACACCGGTCCGTCGGTGCCCTTCGCCCCGGAGCGGGTTCGCATCGACCGCTTCGAGATCGTTGACGGCGCGCTCGATGTCGACGACGACCAGGCCGGCAGAACCATCCATCTGACCGGTATCAATCTCGGCGGCTCCGCGACCTCGCTGATCGGACCATTCCGCGCCGAGGGAGGCCTCTTCGCCGATGGCCGCCGCTTGACGCTTCGGCTGGCGACCGGCCGGCTGCAGGAGGAGCGCGGCGGTATCCGCATGAAACTGTCGCTGCTGCCCGCGGATGCGCCGCTCGGCTTGGAGCTCGACGGTACCCTGGTGCGCGATCCCGAGGCGGTACCGACCTTCACCGGCATGGCTGTGCTCGAACGTCTGGAAACCGACGACGGCGCGCTGCCGTGGCGGATCGACGGCCAGGTGTCGGCATCGCCGGAGCATGTCGTCGTCGACAAGGGGAGCCTCAGGATCGGACCGGAGGTCGGCAGCGTCACATTCGCGGGCGCCGTGAACATCGATCTTGGCGCCCGGCCGCGGTTCGACGCGGTGCTGTCGGCCCGGCAGCTGGATCTCGACCGACTGCTCGGCAGCGGTGCCGAACAGCCGGTCGACCTCGTCGAGGTGGTGCGCCGCATCGGCGCGGCGCTCGAGCCGGAGCTGTTGCCGATCCCCGGACACGCGGCGATCGACATCGAGTCCGTCGTGTTGTCGGGCGGGCTGGTGGAGGCGCTGTCGGTCGATCTCGCCGCCGATGGCGGCGGCCTGGCAATTGAACGAGCGGTTGCGGCTGCGCCTGGCGGAACGGACGTGTCGATGGCGGGCCGGGTGATCTTCGACAGCGGTTCACCGCGCTTCGACGGCGCGATCCGGGTGAACGCGGCGCAGGCCCCGATGTTCGGCGACTGGCTGCTCGGCCCGAACCTCCGACTGCCCGCAGTGCACCTTTCAGGGGCCCGCCTGACGGCCTCGGCGCGGGTCATGCTGGGCGACGGCAGGATCGTCGCCGAATCGATCGACATCGCAACCGCCGATACCCGGCTGCAGGGGGCAGTCGGCTTCTGGCCGCGCACGGAAACGACGCGCGGACGGCTGTCGGCGCAGCTGACGGCCGACCGTCTGGCGCTCGCCGTGTCGTCGGGTACGGGCGGTCCGGACCGCTCGCGGCTGCTGGGTGCTGCGGCGGCCACCGTCGAGGGGATCGACGTCGATATCGAGCTTGCTGCCGATGCGCTTGCGCTCGGCGACGTGGAGGCAAGCGGAGTCGTGGCGGAGCTGGCGATCGCCGACGGCGACCTGACGATTCACCGTCTGACGGTTGGCGACATCGGCGGTGCCCGGGTCGAGGGCAGCGGCGCGGTCAGGTCCTTTGCCAAGACGCCCGATGGCTCCCTGACCCTTGCGGCCTCGGCGGAGGCGCTCGACGGGGTGGCGCGGCTCCTGAGTGCGCTCGGCTATCGTGCCAGCGGCGACTGGCTGTCGGCGCGCGGGGCCGAGCTGGTGCCGGCCCGGCTGGAGGCGAATGTGCATGCGGTCAGAACCGCCGATGGCAGCCGCATACGTCTGGATCTGACCGGGGTCACGGGCGGCACCGACATCCGTGCCGAGGCGAGCTTCGAGGGGGCGGTCGAGGCCTTTCATGCTGCCGCTGTCTCGCTTGATGCACAGGCACGCAATCCCGATGGAGCGCGGTTGGCCGCCCAGGTCGGACTGGAACCCACCCCTGGCCAGCAGCCGGGCAGGATCGCCATTCGCGCCGAGGGAAGGCCGGAGGCGTCGATTTCCTTCGATCTGGAAGCCGCGGGGATCGGCATCGACGGCACATTCGTCGGAAGCGGCCGCTGGCCGCAGCGGGGCGGGCGCGAAATCACCGGCAAGATCGCCGGGCAGGTGAGCGATCCCGGCCGGCTGTTGCGCATGATCGGGCTCGACCTGTCCGCGCCGCCGGCGCAACCTTTGCAGATCACGGCTGGCCTGTCGGCAACCGACGACATCTGGTCGGTATCGGGGCTCGAACTTGCCGCAGACGGCGTGACCGCCGCGGGTCGGATCAGCCTCGATGCGGGCGCCGGCATGTGGGTTCTCGACGGCGAGCTGCAGACAAATCGCCTCGATCTTCCCTGGCTGCTTGGTCTTGCGGTTGGTGAGGCCGGTCGGGAGATCGGCCGTCCCGGCATCGAAGCGGCCTGGCCTGAGGCGCCGTTCGAGGCGACCGCCCGCCCTGGCTGGCGGGGCCGCGTGTCGGTCGCAACCCCGGTAGCGACGCTGTTCCCGGGGGCGCGGCTGACCGACGCCCGGCTCGAGGTCGGCTTCGATGCGGTGCGGTTCTCGGTCGACAATATCGTCGGCAACCTGTTCGGTGGTCGGCTGCAGGCGAGCCTCGATCTCATCGAGCTCGACGGTACCATCACCGCCTCCGGCCGTGTCGAGCTGTCGAACGCGCGGCTCGAGGAATTCGTCTGGAGCGACGGCCGCAGGCCGGTCGCCACCGGCGCGCTCTCGTTCGGTGCCGCGTTCGAGGGGGCCGGCCGCAGCCCGCTGGCCCTCGTCTCGGCGTTGAGCGGTACGGGTTCGTTCGGCGTCACGAACGGTGTGCTGCGGCGGATGAACCCGGCGGCCTTCGACCTCATCATCAGCGCTGCCGATGCCGGGCTGGAGCTGACCGAGGAACGGGTCGGCGACGTGTTCGCCGGCCATTTGGACGCAGGGAGTCTTGCCTTCGAGTCGATCGAAGGTGCCTTCTCGATCTCTTCGGGGGTGCTGAGGGCGAACAATGTCCGCATCCGGTCGGAGGCCTTGTCGAGCTTCGCTTCGGCGACCATCGACCTCGGCGAACTGGCCATCGATTCCGAATGGACCCTCAGGCTCGAGGCAGACGGCGGGGACAGCCGCGTCCGCGAGGTCGGTGTGGTGTTTGCCGGCCCGCTGGCGCATCCGCAGCGGCTGATCGACGTCAATCCGCTACTCGGCTATCTCACCGTCCGTGCCTTCGAGCAGGAGGTCGAACGGCTCGAGGCGCTGCAGGCGGAGATCCTGGAGCGCCAGCGACTGGGCCGCGAACTGATCCGCCAGGGCCAGGAGCGCGTTCGGCGCGAGCGCGAGGCCGCCGAGGAGGCGCAGCGCCGTGCGGAGGAAGCGGCGCGGCAGAGCGAGGAGGAGGCGCGTCGCCTTCAGGCCGAGGAGGAGCAGCGGCGTCAAGCCGAGCAGCGCGACCGGCGCTCCCAGTCGGAGGAACCGGCGCCCGAACCGAGCGCCGAGGAGACGCAGCCGGCGGATGAGCTGCCTCAGGCTGCGGGGACGCAGCTCGACAACAGCGAGTTCACGCGTCGGATCGAGGAGATCCTGAGGGAACTGCCGCCCGCTGACTCGCCGCCCCCCGGTTCGTCGGCCTCAGATGGGCTGCCGTCCACCTCCGGGCCCGTCACGACGGACGAGCAGTCGCCGACGGATCTGCCGCCGATCGGTCAGCCGATCGTCATCACGCCGGCGCCCGTCGTACCGCTTGCTCCGGTCCGCGCCGGCCAGACTCGCGGCGACTCGCAGGTCGTCTTGCCGACCGATCCGCGCCCGACGGTGTCGGGCGATGAGGGCCAGCGGACGTTCCGCTAG
- a CDS encoding extensin family protein, which yields MARISLTVVLATILFVFAGCTSSRYAYREQAWRKDFEAICMAKTPIRRTSYAEPMSRINDRGVCGVWQPIRVSAALRGYVGFSTPAILTCPMTHAVDGWMYHSVQPAAVRYLGAYVTGISNMGSYVCRTRNHKFGAKMSEHAFGNALDIGSFTLSDGRTISVLNDWNGSDPAARAFLREVHKGACGMFTTVLGPNADAAHRDHFHIDLARHNAGNSYRYCR from the coding sequence ATGGCGCGCATCTCCCTCACAGTCGTCCTTGCGACGATCCTGTTCGTCTTCGCTGGCTGCACCAGCTCGCGCTATGCCTACCGCGAGCAGGCGTGGCGCAAGGATTTCGAGGCGATCTGCATGGCCAAGACGCCGATCCGGCGTACCAGCTACGCCGAGCCGATGTCGCGGATCAACGATCGCGGGGTTTGCGGGGTCTGGCAACCGATCAGGGTTTCGGCGGCGCTGCGTGGCTATGTCGGCTTCTCCACGCCAGCCATACTGACATGTCCGATGACCCATGCCGTGGACGGCTGGATGTATCACAGCGTGCAGCCGGCGGCTGTCCGCTACCTCGGCGCCTATGTGACCGGCATCAGCAACATGGGATCGTATGTCTGCCGTACCCGCAATCACAAGTTCGGCGCCAAGATGTCCGAGCATGCCTTCGGCAACGCGCTGGACATCGGCTCGTTCACCCTGTCGGACGGACGCACGATCAGCGTGCTCAACGACTGGAACGGCAGCGATCCGGCGGCGCGTGCCTTCCTGCGCGAGGTGCACAAGGGCGCATGCGGCATGTTCACGACCGTCCTCGGTCCGAACGCCGATGCCGCGCACCGGGATCATTTCCACATCGATCTGGCGCGGCACAATGCCGGCAACAGCTACCGGTACTGCCGCTGA